Proteins from one Coregonus clupeaformis isolate EN_2021a chromosome 29, ASM2061545v1, whole genome shotgun sequence genomic window:
- the nusap1 gene encoding nucleolar and spindle-associated protein 1 isoform X2 yields MDLDSMKYAELRSLAKEVGLKSSKLKADKLLKALKEHFQQQQTQEDVAVDGVETGVDAQDNTVNSNSTQDDSNSAHVDELSPKPPAQEFVTKRRCRGQRKTRKEPEDEEAECEPAEVVNKVTESIIGKGSAKRRRVSAVKDSGVAVPPSVEGSQDANVETQPDSEHKVAAVMFGEGQKVVKPVGKIPRHEGLLKRTKPMLKPTTPNFRKLHEEHFKRMESIDSYVERKTKQMGSFRNSVNELKVLSDKTLLKPTEGKTQASSTSSRAPLFSPASQKPATDRRRLTQVSASKPATDKRRLSARKHPQKDTVVPFRPTVLSARRINVRFSQATQDNEHKRSMVKTPARMSTRVDLLTPGKETKVGGKLEVNKTFVLSSTKTPAFVFNANTSVLFNSPETNKKANFDLKASLSKPLSYKPHKGKLKPFGVTKENTVDQSMTSQSMTVPSHQKNYKQHQVQTREERRTKQTEVRKRKKEKLLGARRGLVLT; encoded by the exons ATGGACTTGGATTCCATGAAGTATGCCGAATTGCGCAGTCTTGCCAAGGAGGTTGGGCTCAAATCCTCAAAACTGAAG GCTGATAAGCTTCTGAAGGCGCTCAAGGAGCATTTCCAGCAACAACAAACGCAGGAAGATGTTGCAGTGGAC GGAGTTGAGACTGGCGTTGATGCACAGGATAACACGGTTAACAGTAACTCAACCCAGGATGACAGCAATTCGGCACATGTTGATGAGCTTTCACCAAAACCTCCAGCTCAGGAGTTTGTGACCAAACGTCGTTGTAGAGGGCAACGGAAGACGAGGAAGGAGCCTGAAGATGAGGAGGCAGAGTGTGAGCCAGCCGAG GTTGTTAACAAGGTGACTGAATCCATCATCGGCAAAGGCAGTGCCAAGAGAAGGAGGGTGTCTGCCGTTAAGGATTCTGGGGTGGCTGTGCCACCATCAGTGGAAGGGTCACAGGACGCCAACGTTGAGACACAGCCTGACTCTGAACACAAAGTTGCAGCAGTGATGTTTG gagagggacagaaggtggTGAAACCAGTAGGAAAGATCCCTCGCCATGAGGGGCTCCTGAAGAGGACTAAACCAATGCTGAAGCCTACTACACCAA ACTTCAGAAAACTCCACGAGGAGCATTTCAAAAGGATGGAGTCAATTGATTCATACGTGGAAAGGAAGACCAAGCAAATGGGTTCGTTCAGAAATTCAGTGAATGAATTGAAG GTTCTTTCAGATAAGACTCTTTTGAAACCAACGGAAGGAAAAACTCAAGCA AGCTCAACCTCGAGCCGTGCCCCCCTGTTCAGCCCGGCATCCCAGAaaccagctacagacagacgCAGACTTACCCAGGTCTCTGCCAGCAAGCCTGCTACCGACAAACGCAGACTCTCGGCCAGAAAACACCCCCAGAAGGACACTGTTGTCCCATTCAGACCCACAGTCCTGTCTGCTCGCCGGATCAACGTTCG GTTCTCTCAGGCTACCCAGGATAATGAGCACAAGAGGTCCATGGTGAAGACGCCAGCACGCATGTCAACCCGCGTGGACCTCCTCACTCCTGGGAAAGAGACTAAAGTTGGAGGGAAACTTGAAGTCAACAAGACCTTTGTCCTCTCCAGCACAAAGACCCCag CGTTTGTGTTTAATGCAAACACCAGTGTTCTTTTTAACTCTCCTGAAACCAACAAGAAGGCCAACTTTGATCTGAAGGCCAGTCTCTCTAAACCTCTCTCCTATAAGCCTCATAAGG GAAAGCTGAAGCCATTCGGAGTGACCAAAGAGAACACAGTGGACCAGTCCATGACCAGCCAGTCTATGACCGTTCCCTCCCACCAGAAGAACTACAAACAGCATCAGGTTCAGACAAG ggaggaaaggaggacaaAACAGACTGAAGTCAGGAAGCGTAAGAAAGAGAAGCTGCTTGGAGCCAGACGAGGCCTCGTCTTGACCTGA
- the oip5 gene encoding protein Mis18-beta — MYNFESFLSCETDDQKLENESVNQAIVENPVTFHCGQCNTVWADSRGVCGEATSVNSLICLEVTQDVTINGEREWSLDGRFGACVYNTLRCSGCVCRMGVVLHSTPQHLSALRNLFLLKKDKMYCYIFSSGQMVKASTLNFGVTPLGEGISELTQLIQEVESNLDNVSAVMDDTRTNDATSSVQ; from the exons atgtataatttTGAGTCATTTCTGTCCTGCGAAACAGATGACCAAAAGCTGGAGAATGAGTCAGTGAACCAAGCCATCGTCGAGAATCCAGTGACTTTCCATTGTGGACAATGCAACACCGTGTGGGCTGATTCCCGAGGGGTCTGTGGAGAGGCGACATCCGTCAACTCTCTCATTTGTCTTG AGGTAACCCAAGATGTGACCATCAATGGTGAACGGGAGTGGAGCTTGGATGGTCGGTTCGGTGCATG TGTGTACAACACTCTCCGTTGCTCCGGCTGTGTCTGTCGCATGGGGGTTGTCCTCCACTCAACACCACAGCACCTGTCTGCTCTGCGCAACCTCTTTCTCCTCAAGAAAGACAAAATGTACTG TTACATTTTCAGCAGTGGCCAAATGGTGAAAGCCTCTACACTCAACTTTGGTGTAACACCACTAGGAGAAGGTATAAGTGAG CTGACGCAACTGATCCAGGAAGTGGAAAGTAACCTTGACAATGTGTCAGCCGTGATGGACGACACCCGCACGAATGACGCCACCTCGTCTGTCCAGTAG
- the nusap1 gene encoding nucleolar and spindle-associated protein 1 isoform X1, which yields MDLDSMKYAELRSLAKEVGLKSSKLKADKLLKALKEHFQQQQTQEDVAVDQGVETGVDAQDNTVNSNSTQDDSNSAHVDELSPKPPAQEFVTKRRCRGQRKTRKEPEDEEAECEPAEVVNKVTESIIGKGSAKRRRVSAVKDSGVAVPPSVEGSQDANVETQPDSEHKVAAVMFGEGQKVVKPVGKIPRHEGLLKRTKPMLKPTTPNFRKLHEEHFKRMESIDSYVERKTKQMGSFRNSVNELKVLSDKTLLKPTEGKTQASSTSSRAPLFSPASQKPATDRRRLTQVSASKPATDKRRLSARKHPQKDTVVPFRPTVLSARRINVRFSQATQDNEHKRSMVKTPARMSTRVDLLTPGKETKVGGKLEVNKTFVLSSTKTPAFVFNANTSVLFNSPETNKKANFDLKASLSKPLSYKPHKGKLKPFGVTKENTVDQSMTSQSMTVPSHQKNYKQHQVQTREERRTKQTEVRKRKKEKLLGARRGLVLT from the exons ATGGACTTGGATTCCATGAAGTATGCCGAATTGCGCAGTCTTGCCAAGGAGGTTGGGCTCAAATCCTCAAAACTGAAG GCTGATAAGCTTCTGAAGGCGCTCAAGGAGCATTTCCAGCAACAACAAACGCAGGAAGATGTTGCAGTGGAC CAGGGAGTTGAGACTGGCGTTGATGCACAGGATAACACGGTTAACAGTAACTCAACCCAGGATGACAGCAATTCGGCACATGTTGATGAGCTTTCACCAAAACCTCCAGCTCAGGAGTTTGTGACCAAACGTCGTTGTAGAGGGCAACGGAAGACGAGGAAGGAGCCTGAAGATGAGGAGGCAGAGTGTGAGCCAGCCGAG GTTGTTAACAAGGTGACTGAATCCATCATCGGCAAAGGCAGTGCCAAGAGAAGGAGGGTGTCTGCCGTTAAGGATTCTGGGGTGGCTGTGCCACCATCAGTGGAAGGGTCACAGGACGCCAACGTTGAGACACAGCCTGACTCTGAACACAAAGTTGCAGCAGTGATGTTTG gagagggacagaaggtggTGAAACCAGTAGGAAAGATCCCTCGCCATGAGGGGCTCCTGAAGAGGACTAAACCAATGCTGAAGCCTACTACACCAA ACTTCAGAAAACTCCACGAGGAGCATTTCAAAAGGATGGAGTCAATTGATTCATACGTGGAAAGGAAGACCAAGCAAATGGGTTCGTTCAGAAATTCAGTGAATGAATTGAAG GTTCTTTCAGATAAGACTCTTTTGAAACCAACGGAAGGAAAAACTCAAGCA AGCTCAACCTCGAGCCGTGCCCCCCTGTTCAGCCCGGCATCCCAGAaaccagctacagacagacgCAGACTTACCCAGGTCTCTGCCAGCAAGCCTGCTACCGACAAACGCAGACTCTCGGCCAGAAAACACCCCCAGAAGGACACTGTTGTCCCATTCAGACCCACAGTCCTGTCTGCTCGCCGGATCAACGTTCG GTTCTCTCAGGCTACCCAGGATAATGAGCACAAGAGGTCCATGGTGAAGACGCCAGCACGCATGTCAACCCGCGTGGACCTCCTCACTCCTGGGAAAGAGACTAAAGTTGGAGGGAAACTTGAAGTCAACAAGACCTTTGTCCTCTCCAGCACAAAGACCCCag CGTTTGTGTTTAATGCAAACACCAGTGTTCTTTTTAACTCTCCTGAAACCAACAAGAAGGCCAACTTTGATCTGAAGGCCAGTCTCTCTAAACCTCTCTCCTATAAGCCTCATAAGG GAAAGCTGAAGCCATTCGGAGTGACCAAAGAGAACACAGTGGACCAGTCCATGACCAGCCAGTCTATGACCGTTCCCTCCCACCAGAAGAACTACAAACAGCATCAGGTTCAGACAAG ggaggaaaggaggacaaAACAGACTGAAGTCAGGAAGCGTAAGAAAGAGAAGCTGCTTGGAGCCAGACGAGGCCTCGTCTTGACCTGA